AGTCACCCAATCCCTCATGTGGACATCAATTTTCCGTGGCTGCTGCGGTTCCTTCAAGTCAGGGGAGTGTTTCTGTTGTTCATTTTGAAGATTTTGTGGAGAAGGATTGGTCATTTCTTGATCCTGACGAGGTAAATAATGATGGAGAGCATATGCAGAAGATTGATCGAATTATTTCTGCTGGAAACATCAAAGAAACCTCAAAAGTTCTCGTGTCTATTGGTTCTGAAGCATTTGTGGATAGGATGGTTGATTCAGCACCTTGTGAACAGTTGCTTGTCGTTCATGACTCTCTTTTCGTTTTGGCATGCATCAAAGAGAAGTATGATAAGGTCAAATGTTGGCAAGGGGAACTAATAAATGTACCTGAGAAGTGGACACATTTTGATGTTGTATTTCTCTACTTCCTCCCTGCTTTGCCCTTTGAACTTGATCAGGTTCTTGCAGCCCTTGCTAGCCGATGTTTGCCAGGTATGTTGAACTGACTTATTTGTCAGGTTTTTGGCTATTTCAATCCTTATGATTTCTTCTTTATGCATccttactttttatttatttatttatttattaatatttttgggtgAAGGTGTCACCGTGCTAGTTGCATTTTATTGCTCCAAAACTAGGTTAGATGTAATCATTTGTGATTAAACGCTAAAAATTGGCCATGAATAGAATCTATAACAACATTTTACCCATCTTGCTTTGGGACTCATCCAGATAGCTGAACTTCATCCAGGAAAGCTTTTTGGGTTTAATTTTCATggtcaatttatttatctgCAATGGTTCGATTCTTCACAGGAGCAAGACTAGTTATCAGTCATCCCCAAGGCAAGCAAATACTTGAAGAGCAGCAACAGCAATATTCAGATGTAGTGGTCTCCAATTTGCCAGAAAAGATGATGTTACAAAGCACTGCAGCTTCCCATTCATTTGAAGTGGTGGAATTTGTGGACAAACCTGGATTTTACCTTGCTGTTTTGAGACTCAACGCAGAGtcagaaaaatagataaattgtTGTAAGTTATCGTGCATCAGGTTTGTATTCAATATGATAATAGGAGTTCACAGTATGTGCCGATTGGTTGTTCAAAAGTTATAGATATTTCTGCATCTTCTAGTTACTGCCAAATCCAGATAAGCTGTATTCTTTAACATAGTTAGTAATTCTGATGGCCTCTTTTGCcgaaacaatatattattcagATCATCAGAATTGCTTCAATATACTGTAACTTTCCAATTGTCATGTTTATGTGTTTGCTAAGTAATTCTTTGTTGTTTCCAAAAGATCATTCTTcacaacacacacaaataaaaacagAATTTTAAGCATCACTTAAACCAGTAACTATCCGTATTTGCTTACTGGGTAGCAACACATGATCATGGAAGTAAAGTAGCAGATCCAACAAGCACTGGAACTGTTAAAGGCATTTGTATAAGAAATCAGAATGCTGtatatcatcatcattgtGCCCAAAAAGTGCAAACGAAGTCCAAAGAGTATATCATCATCCCCAGAAAAACCGTAGAAGTCTCAACATAATGAATTTCCTTGATATATCTCTGcataagaaaaagaacaaatagaaatcaatcaaaataaaaccaCCAGTAAAACATGAACGACACTAAAAATTTCTCAGACGATTATTGTGCACCATTACAAAGTACTCCAAGCTAGCATCACTCAGCACTCagttataagaaaatatgggGTTGTAAATTGCTCAAAGCTTCCACAATTCAGTCTGAACTAGGGAAATAAAACTGAGAACAGCCTCAGGCGCTTATGTAACTATCTCAGAAGATAGAAAACTTTATGCCATTAGTTGCAGCAAATAAGTTGTATTCCTCAATGGAATCTTTCTTATTGCTGGGATGATCTCCACCAGGAGAGTTATCTGATGAGTTCGGAGAAGCATCCCCCATAATTCCGTCTTTCAAGGAGACAGGATCAGCTTTAAATCCTGATGAAAGAGCCACAGGGCCCCCAAAATGGAAAAGAGAGAAACCATTATTTCCCATATCCATTTTATCGGCCTTCCCATTTTGTCCGGCATCCACACCCGTTGGTGCATTTGCAGGATGTTGATCAGTTGAAACCACCTTCTGCATGCTATGTTGAGCTTCTTTTAGCCCAGATACATGGGCAACCTTCGACGGCTCATTTGTGCTAACCCCATTAACCTGAGAAACAGGCTGGAAAACAGGCACATGAGCATGATTAAGTAATGGGGGGCCCAGATGCTGTAAGGCCCCATACTGCAAGAACCGTGCATTTCCGTTCAAACCATATCCAAAAGTGTTGGCATATAAATAGTGGTTGGAATGGGGAAAGGACATCAATCCATTAGTAGGAGCAGCTGGCCATGAAACTGGATTCTGATGGTAATAACCCATTGCAGGCGCCTGAAAGAGGGGATAGCTTATGCTCTGATTGTGCATCTGAGGAAGCATGCATTGAGGTTGAGCACTGACGCTAACATTTACTCTCCCATTGTCGCAATCTGGAGCTGCTTCCTTAAGCAAACTGCCTGATGAATTTGTTCCTGCAGAGACAGGTCCCTGGCTCTTAGCTTCCTGCCCACTTGATGTATTCTGGTCCTCCACAACCCTGTGAGATGCAGTGATACCATTTTCATTGCAGTCTGAAGCTTCTCTACCCTCTGAGTTTTGGTTAGACTCTTCCGAATCTGATGTGGATGTTGATTCCAGGTTTTGAGGATTTGAGTACATATTGCTCTCACCCTCACTGAGACAGGAGGAGCAGTTATCAGAGTTCGACGAGCTGCTCATTGATGAATCTAATGTTCCAATTGCAGAACTTTTCGTAGGACATAACTCACCATCTGCTACATCTTCCTTTGAGTGGTTCTGGGGCTTTTCCACTGAAAGGAACCCATTGTCTAAGTCTCCACAATTCTCAGCTCTAGACCTTGTTAAATGTAACACATCAGTATCATCATGATTGGTGTGAACTGAAATATCTGTCACTTCGTCGGAACTTGTGGAACAAGATTCGGGTAGTTGATCAGATTCAGAAGCTTCAACTTTGGGAGTGGATCTCAAGGTAACATCAGAATCCGAGTTGCTCCGGACACACTTCTTTTGGGAATCTAATGGTTCCCAAACTTTCTTAGTATTAGGTGGATTCCCGGCAATAATCTTGCTTCTAGGTCGGCCATTAATCTCACGCGCACAATCCACTTGAGTATACTTGTTGCCACGATAATACGGTTTTGATAGATCAGATGGAGACTCCAACTTATTAACATATTTAGGATCTCGCACTACTCTTGTAATATGAAACTCTGGCCTTGATCTATAATCATGATGATGGTTACAGCTGCAAGCATGGGGATCATATCTGTCACCCACTCTATTATGGGtgcatgaaaatttttcacTTAACTTGTTGCAATTTCTGATGTTAGACTTTGCAGCATTAGTTCTTAACTGCTTGCTAAAGCCATTAATACCCCTTGTAGATTCAAAACCATCAGCATGATATCTCGACTCATATTTGCTAATGATACCCCCATTCTCGGATAAGGTTGCACCTTTTCTCCTATCAGAccattttaaattcaaatcccGTTGCAAATCTTTGCGGAACTTCAGCTTCCTGCAAGAATACTTGAAGTGATCATATGGAAAAGAGGTGTTCCAATCCCTCGTGTTGCCAAATTCTCCATCCAGAATATCTTCGGAGGGATTTTCCATATTTGAATAACTGTACTCTGTCAAAAGCTGGTCATCTTGAATATCGGGGGACAAAGGACTGGATGGAGTAGCTTCACCCGTTTCACTGAAAGAATCTCTGCAGCCAACATTATTGACACCCTCATCAATGCAGGGTGTTGACTCCTCCTTTGAGACCTCAGTGACCAAAGGATCTGAGTTTGATTCAGCACATTTCTTTTCCCGGTTTTCCTTCTCTCTTAATCTTTCCTTTCTTCGGAgcttcttctctctttcttttgttctcCTGCGCTCCCTGCGCTCTTCTTCTTCAcgcttttccttttcttcttcttcaagaaGTTTCATCTGTAGAATCAAAATCGAATTGGAAACCAAAGATCTATAGTATTTAGAACTGAGAATATACGCAGGCGACAGCTGAACCAGAAACTTCACAATATCAAAGGCTAAACACCTGCTTTTCTAGAGTAATGATTTCCTTGCACGCTACATGCACACGCTCCTCTAGTAACTTCAGAGCAAGACACACAAAAATGCTGTGTGCATTTTGCCGAGCAGTTCCTTCTCTAAAAGCTTTCTCAACCTGCAGAAATGCCCCAGCTAAATTAGAGAACCACCAGCTGCTAACAAACCCAAGCATTGAGACAACATTAACTAACACATATGCATATACTCTTTGAGATAAAAGTTATCACTTCACACTTCTCTCTAAAACAACCTAGCTTCACAAGAGAATGAGACAAATCAAGTTAGATTCCTAAGGATGCTAGCTAGTTCAATACCTGGTTTGGTATTACTAATTACTATGCATGGATTATGCATACTACAAGTTTTTAGTGAGCATTTCCACAGGTAACTCAGGAAATCCTTATTTGTGAAAAACTTTCTGTGTAAAGCCTAATTTTAGATGTTATGTGCATAGAACACTGTACCACAAGTCACAAAATATCAATTGCCAACCAATTCAAATGAACTCTTCTCAAATTAACATTTGAATAAGAAGAAGCAtacaaataaacataaaacGTCGGCATCCCATTCCCTCACTAAGGAACACAAGAAAGTTTAAGACAAGTGACAATAGACTTAGATgaataaccaaaaaaacaGAACAACAGATTAGATGTATATGCAATCCAGCCTGAACAGTcacaaataaagaggaaaGAACACATGCCTGTTCCTTGAAAATGACAGTTGCAGCATCTAGGAGAAATTCTCGAGCAAGTTCAGGACTCTTCGCATGTTTCTGAGGACGGGAGCATTCACCATCAAGCTCATTTCCATCCTTGTCCATGGAATCATCATCCTAAATATAACAACAGAATTGCAGTGAAGGAACCAATACGTCATTATATAAACTGAacaaattcttcatttacaGAAGTGAAAATTAAACCAAAGTTGATACCTCTTCTTCCTCAGCCTCCTCAGCATGTTCAAAGAACCTAG
This region of Sesamum indicum cultivar Zhongzhi No. 13 linkage group LG4, S_indicum_v1.0, whole genome shotgun sequence genomic DNA includes:
- the LOC105159648 gene encoding uncharacterized protein LOC105159648 — its product is MKIMLLTSSFVPLRPSLPSPLCVQSPPLYTFGCSPKTHVRTSPSFAFQLKSPNPSCGHQFSVAAAVPSSQGSVSVVHFEDFVEKDWSFLDPDEVNNDGEHMQKIDRIISAGNIKETSKVLVSIGSEAFVDRMVDSAPCEQLLVVHDSLFVLACIKEKYDKVKCWQGELINVPEKWTHFDVVFLYFLPALPFELDQVLAALASRCLPGARLVISHPQGKQILEEQQQQYSDVVVSNLPEKMMLQSTAASHSFEVVEFVDKPGFYLAVLRLNAESEK
- the LOC105159649 gene encoding uncharacterized protein LOC105159649, producing the protein MPGLAQRINNNSSADNNDTNTSYQNPLVGNGTLPFHSFNASSVSSNGFWSKHRNDVSYNQLQKFWCELTPQARRNLLRIDKQTLFEHARKNMYCSRCNGLLLEGFLQIVMYGKSLQQDAAGGPYSARATDNQSDGDLCMANECQDDAQDPSVHPWGGLTAARDGTLTLLDCYLYSKSLKGLQTVFDSACARERERELLYPDACGGGGRGWISQGIAGYGRGHGTRETCALHTARLSVETLVDFWSALGEETRHSLLRMKEEDFIERLMYRFDSKRFCRDCRRNVIREFKELKELKRMRRETRCTSWFCVADTAFQYEVSHDTVLADWHQTFSDAFGTYHHFEWAVGTGEGKSDILEFENVGLSGRVHVNGLDLSGLNACYITLRAWKMDGRCNELCVKAHALRGQQCVHCRLVVGDGFVTITRGESITRFFEHAEEAEEEEDDDSMDKDGNELDGECSRPQKHAKSPELAREFLLDAATVIFKEQVEKAFREGTARQNAHSIFVCLALKLLEERVHVACKEIITLEKQMKLLEEEEKEKREEEERRERRRTKEREKKLRRKERLREKENREKKCAESNSDPLVTEVSKEESTPCIDEGVNNVGCRDSFSETGEATPSSPLSPDIQDDQLLTEYSYSNMENPSEDILDGEFGNTRDWNTSFPYDHFKYSCRKLKFRKDLQRDLNLKWSDRRKGATLSENGGIISKYESRYHADGFESTRGINGFSKQLRTNAAKSNIRNCNKLSEKFSCTHNRVGDRYDPHACSCNHHHDYRSRPEFHITRVVRDPKYVNKLESPSDLSKPYYRGNKYTQVDCAREINGRPRSKIIAGNPPNTKKVWEPLDSQKKCVRSNSDSDVTLRSTPKVEASESDQLPESCSTSSDEVTDISVHTNHDDTDVLHLTRSRAENCGDLDNGFLSVEKPQNHSKEDVADGELCPTKSSAIGTLDSSMSSSSNSDNCSSCLSEGESNMYSNPQNLESTSTSDSEESNQNSEGREASDCNENGITASHRVVEDQNTSSGQEAKSQGPVSAGTNSSGSLLKEAAPDCDNGRVNVSVSAQPQCMLPQMHNQSISYPLFQAPAMGYYHQNPVSWPAAPTNGLMSFPHSNHYLYANTFGYGLNGNARFLQYGALQHLGPPLLNHAHVPVFQPVSQVNGVSTNEPSKVAHVSGLKEAQHSMQKVVSTDQHPANAPTGVDAGQNGKADKMDMGNNGFSLFHFGGPVALSSGFKADPVSLKDGIMGDASPNSSDNSPGGDHPSNKKDSIEEYNLFAATNGIKFSIF